A window from Pseudomonas kribbensis encodes these proteins:
- the ribF gene encoding bifunctional riboflavin kinase/FAD synthetase, translating to MQLVRGLHNLRPQHRGCVATIGNFDGVHRGHQAILARLRERALELGVPSCVVIFEPQPREFFAPETAPARLARLRDKLQLLAAEGVDRVLCLAFNQRLSKLSASEFVDTILVDGLGVQHLEVGDDFRFGCDRLGDFDFLLQAGQVHGFTVEAAQTVELDGIRVSSTQVRNALAAADFALAERLLGRPYRIAGRVLHGQKLARQLGTPTANIQLKRRRVPFTGVYLVDVDIDGKTWPGVANIGVRPTVQGDGKAHLEVHLLDFAGDLYDRRLTVVFHQKLREEQRFASLEALKTAISADVAAARALAAPSAHR from the coding sequence ATGCAGCTGGTTCGAGGCCTTCACAACTTGCGCCCCCAGCATCGGGGCTGCGTCGCCACTATTGGCAACTTTGACGGTGTTCACCGTGGTCACCAGGCCATCCTGGCCCGACTGCGTGAGCGTGCGCTCGAGTTGGGCGTACCCAGCTGCGTGGTGATTTTCGAGCCGCAGCCACGGGAATTCTTTGCCCCGGAGACCGCGCCGGCGCGTCTGGCCCGGTTGCGCGACAAGCTGCAACTGCTGGCCGCCGAAGGTGTTGATCGGGTCTTGTGCCTGGCCTTCAACCAGCGCCTGAGCAAACTCAGCGCCAGTGAATTCGTCGATACGATTCTGGTGGATGGCCTGGGTGTGCAGCATCTGGAAGTCGGCGACGATTTCCGCTTCGGTTGCGACCGCCTCGGCGATTTCGATTTTCTGCTGCAGGCCGGGCAGGTTCACGGTTTTACCGTGGAAGCCGCGCAAACCGTCGAGCTGGATGGCATTCGTGTCAGCAGCACTCAGGTGCGCAACGCGTTGGCCGCCGCCGATTTTGCCCTGGCTGAACGCTTGCTTGGGCGCCCGTACCGGATTGCCGGTCGCGTGCTGCATGGCCAGAAACTGGCCCGCCAACTGGGTACGCCCACGGCGAACATTCAACTCAAGCGCCGTCGCGTGCCGTTCACCGGGGTTTACCTGGTCGACGTCGACATCGACGGCAAGACCTGGCCCGGCGTCGCCAACATCGGCGTGCGGCCCACGGTGCAAGGTGACGGCAAGGCCCACCTTGAAGTACATCTTTTGGATTTTGCCGGCGATCTGTATGACCGGCGTTTGACGGTGGTTTTCCACCAGAAGCTGCGCGAAGAGCAGCGTTTCGCCTCCCTGGAGGCATTGAAAACGGCGATCAGCGCGGATGTCGCCGCCGCCCGTGCACTAGCCGCACCTAGCGCCCATCGCTAA
- the murJ gene encoding murein biosynthesis integral membrane protein MurJ translates to MNLLKSLAAVSSITMLSRILGFVRDTLIARTFGAGMATDAFFIAFKLPNLLRRIFAEGAFSQAFVPILAEYKSQKGEEATRTFIAYVTGLLTLVLALVTALGMIAAPWVIWATAPGFTDTPEKFQLTSDLLRVTFPYILLISLSSLAGAILNTWNRFSVPAFVPTLLNISMIVFALLLTPYFNPPVMALGWAVLVGGLAQLLYQLPHLKKIGMLVLPRLNLRDTGVWRVMKQMLPAIIGVSVSQISLIINTIFASFLVAGSVSWMYYADRLMELPSGVLGVALGTILLPTLAKTYASKDRHEYSRILDWGLRLCFVLVLPCALALGILAEPLTVSLFQYGQFSGFDAAMTQRALIAYSVGLLGIIVIKVLAPGFYAQQNIRTPVKIAIFTLVVTQLFNLVLIGPLAHAGLALAISAGACLNAGLLFYQLRKQQMYQPQPGWLKFGLKLLLAVAVMSAVLLIGMHFMPAWDQGHMLERFLRLGVLVVAGVVAYFGMLLLLGFRLRDFNRKALS, encoded by the coding sequence ATGAATCTGCTCAAATCGTTGGCCGCCGTCAGCTCTATCACGATGCTTTCCCGGATTCTCGGGTTTGTCCGCGACACGCTCATTGCGCGTACATTCGGCGCCGGAATGGCGACCGACGCCTTCTTCATCGCCTTCAAACTGCCCAATCTGCTGCGGCGAATCTTTGCCGAGGGCGCGTTTTCACAGGCATTCGTGCCGATTCTTGCCGAATATAAAAGTCAGAAAGGCGAGGAGGCGACCCGTACCTTTATTGCCTATGTGACGGGGCTGCTGACGCTGGTTCTGGCGCTGGTCACTGCGCTGGGCATGATTGCCGCGCCCTGGGTGATCTGGGCCACGGCACCGGGTTTCACCGATACGCCGGAAAAATTCCAGCTGACCTCCGATCTGCTGCGAGTGACCTTCCCCTATATATTGCTGATCTCCCTGTCATCGCTGGCGGGGGCGATCCTCAATACCTGGAACCGTTTCTCGGTGCCGGCGTTCGTGCCGACCCTGCTGAATATCAGCATGATCGTGTTCGCGCTGCTCCTGACGCCGTACTTCAATCCACCGGTCATGGCGCTCGGCTGGGCGGTGCTGGTCGGTGGTCTGGCGCAGTTGCTCTACCAACTGCCGCACCTGAAAAAGATCGGCATGCTGGTGCTGCCACGTCTGAACCTGCGTGACACGGGTGTCTGGCGAGTGATGAAGCAGATGCTGCCAGCGATCATCGGTGTGTCGGTCAGTCAGATTTCCCTGATCATCAACACCATCTTCGCCTCGTTTCTGGTGGCGGGCTCGGTGTCGTGGATGTACTACGCCGACCGTTTGATGGAGCTGCCGTCCGGCGTGCTGGGTGTGGCACTGGGCACGATCCTGCTGCCGACCCTGGCCAAGACCTACGCCAGCAAGGACCGTCACGAGTACTCGCGGATTCTCGACTGGGGCCTGCGCCTATGCTTCGTGCTGGTGTTGCCGTGTGCTTTGGCGCTGGGGATCCTGGCCGAGCCGTTGACGGTTTCGCTGTTCCAGTACGGCCAGTTCAGCGGTTTTGATGCGGCCATGACTCAACGGGCGTTGATTGCCTATTCTGTCGGTCTGCTCGGGATTATCGTGATCAAGGTGTTGGCACCGGGCTTCTATGCGCAACAGAACATCCGTACGCCCGTGAAAATCGCAATCTTCACCCTGGTGGTCACGCAGTTGTTCAACCTGGTGTTGATCGGGCCACTGGCCCATGCCGGTCTTGCACTGGCGATCAGTGCCGGTGCCTGCCTGAACGCCGGGCTGCTGTTCTATCAACTGCGCAAACAGCAGATGTACCAACCACAGCCGGGCTGGCTGAAATTCGGTTTGAAGCTGCTGCTCGCGGTGGCGGTGATGTCGGCCGTGCTGTTGATCGGCATGCATTTCATGCCGGCGTGGGATCAGGGCCACATGCTGGAGCGCTTCCTGCGCCTGGGCGTGCTGGTGGTTGCCGGCGTGGTCGCTTATTTCGGTATGTTGCTGTTGCTCGGTTTCCGCCTGCGTGACTTCAATCGCAAGGCGTTGAGCTGA
- the rpsT gene encoding 30S ribosomal protein S20, translated as MANSPSAKKRAKQAEKRRSHNASLRSMVRTYIKNVVKAIDAKDAEKAQAAYVLAVPVIDRMADKGIIHKNKAARHKSRLNGHVKALKAAA; from the coding sequence GTGGCCAACTCACCTTCCGCCAAAAAACGTGCAAAACAGGCTGAGAAGCGTCGCAGCCACAACGCCAGCCTGCGTTCCATGGTTCGTACCTACATCAAGAATGTAGTTAAAGCCATCGACGCAAAAGACGCTGAAAAAGCTCAAGCTGCATACGTTCTGGCTGTGCCAGTTATCGACCGCATGGCCGATAAAGGCATCATCCACAAGAACAAGGCTGCTCGCCATAAGAGCCGCCTGAATGGTCACGTCAAGGCACTGAAAGCTGCTGCCTAA
- a CDS encoding CreA family protein codes for MRMAKGLLGLLMALPLLASAEEIGQVSTVFKFVGPNDRIVVEAFDDPKVEGVTCYLSRAKTGGVKGGLGLAEDRAEASIACRQVGPINFKGELKDGEEVFKERTSLVFKTMQVVRFLDKKRNTLVYLVYSDRLIEGSPQNAVTAIPILPWAPVH; via the coding sequence ATGCGCATGGCAAAAGGATTGTTGGGCTTGCTGATGGCGTTGCCATTGCTGGCCTCGGCCGAGGAAATCGGCCAGGTATCGACGGTGTTCAAGTTTGTCGGGCCGAATGACCGGATCGTGGTCGAGGCCTTCGATGATCCAAAGGTTGAGGGTGTGACCTGCTATCTGTCGCGCGCCAAGACGGGTGGCGTGAAGGGTGGTTTGGGTCTGGCCGAGGATCGTGCCGAGGCATCCATTGCTTGCCGTCAGGTGGGGCCGATCAACTTCAAGGGTGAGTTGAAGGATGGCGAAGAGGTGTTCAAGGAACGCACTTCGCTGGTGTTCAAGACCATGCAGGTGGTGCGTTTCCTCGACAAGAAGCGCAATACCCTGGTGTATCTGGTCTACAGCGACCGCCTGATCGAGGGCAGTCCGCAGAATGCGGTGACAGCGATTCCGATTCTGCCGTGGGCGCCAGTCCATTAA
- the proB gene encoding glutamate 5-kinase, whose amino-acid sequence MRSKVTGAQRWVVKIGSALLTADGKGLDRKAMGVWVEQMVALHEAGVELVLVSSGAVAAGMSRLGWTARPSAMHELQAAAAIGQMGLVQAWESSFAEHGRHTAQILLTHDDLSDRKRYLNARSTLRALVELKVIPVINENDTVVTDEIRFGDNDTLAALVANLVEADLLVILTDRDGMFDADPRNNPDAQLIYEARADDPTLDAVAGGTGGALGRGGMQTKLRAARLAARSGAHTIIVGGRLERVLDRLKAGERIGTLLSPERGMLAARKQWLAGHLQTRGTLVLDDGAVSALSEGHKSLLPVGVKLVQGSFRRGEMVVCVAPDGREIARGLANYSALEAQKIIGQSSDAIVGLLGYMAEPELVHRDNLILV is encoded by the coding sequence ATGCGGAGCAAGGTGACAGGTGCGCAGCGTTGGGTCGTGAAGATCGGCAGCGCTTTGCTGACAGCAGATGGCAAGGGTCTTGATCGCAAGGCGATGGGTGTCTGGGTCGAGCAGATGGTGGCTTTGCATGAGGCTGGCGTCGAGTTGGTGCTGGTGTCCTCCGGGGCAGTGGCGGCCGGCATGAGCCGTTTGGGCTGGACCGCACGACCCAGTGCGATGCACGAGCTCCAGGCTGCCGCGGCAATCGGTCAGATGGGGCTGGTGCAGGCCTGGGAGTCGAGCTTTGCCGAGCACGGTCGGCACACGGCGCAGATTCTCCTGACCCATGACGACCTGTCTGATCGCAAGCGCTACCTCAACGCCCGCAGCACCTTGCGTGCGCTGGTCGAGCTGAAAGTCATTCCGGTGATCAACGAAAACGACACCGTGGTTACCGACGAGATCCGTTTCGGCGACAACGACACACTCGCTGCGCTGGTGGCCAACCTGGTCGAGGCTGATCTGCTGGTGATCCTGACGGATCGCGACGGCATGTTCGACGCTGATCCGCGCAACAACCCCGACGCGCAGCTGATTTACGAAGCGCGTGCCGATGATCCGACTCTGGATGCGGTGGCGGGCGGTACCGGTGGTGCGCTGGGTCGTGGCGGCATGCAGACCAAGCTGCGCGCGGCGCGTCTGGCGGCGCGTTCCGGTGCGCATACCATTATTGTCGGTGGGCGTCTGGAGCGGGTGCTCGATCGTCTGAAGGCGGGCGAACGCATCGGTACGCTGCTTTCGCCTGAGCGCGGCATGCTGGCAGCGCGCAAGCAATGGCTGGCCGGCCATTTGCAAACCCGCGGCACGCTGGTGCTGGATGATGGCGCGGTTTCTGCGTTGTCGGAAGGTCACAAGAGTCTGCTGCCGGTCGGCGTCAAACTGGTCCAGGGCAGCTTCCGTCGCGGTGAAATGGTGGTTTGCGTGGCGCCGGACGGTCGTGAGATTGCCCGTGGCCTGGCCAACTACAGCGCGCTGGAAGCACAAAAAATCATCGGTCAGTCGTCGGATGCGATTGTCGGTTTGCTGGGTTACATGGCTGAGCCGGAACTGGTTCACCGTGACAACCTGATTCTGGTCTGA
- the cgtA gene encoding Obg family GTPase CgtA: MKFVDEVSIRVKAGDGGNGCMSFRREKFIENGGPNGGDGGDGGSIFMMADENLNTLVDYRYTRHFDAERGSNGGSTDCTGKKGEDLVLRVPVGTTIIDSATQEVIGDLTKSGQKLMVVQGGWHGLGNTRFKSSTNRAPRQTTPGKPGEQRDLKLEMKVLADVGLLGLPNAGKSTFIRSVSAAKPKVADYPFTTLVPNLGVVSVDRWKSFVIADIPGLIEGASDGAGLGIRFLKHLARTRLLLHLVDMAPLDESSAPDAAEVIVNELIKFSPSLAERDRWLVLNKCDQILEEEHEERVKEIVERLQWEGPVYVISAIAKEGTERLTRDIMRYLEDRADRLANDPAYKEELADLDQRIEDEARAQLQALDDKRALRRSGVKSVHDIGDDDWDEEDVDDEDGPEIIYVRD, from the coding sequence ATGAAGTTTGTTGATGAAGTATCGATCCGCGTAAAGGCTGGCGACGGCGGCAATGGCTGCATGAGTTTCCGTCGGGAAAAATTCATTGAAAACGGCGGTCCGAACGGTGGTGACGGCGGCGACGGCGGTTCCATCTTCATGATGGCCGACGAAAACCTGAACACCTTGGTGGACTACCGCTACACCCGGCACTTCGATGCCGAGCGTGGCTCCAACGGCGGCAGCACCGACTGCACCGGCAAGAAGGGTGAAGATCTGGTTCTGCGCGTGCCGGTTGGCACCACGATCATTGACTCTGCAACCCAGGAAGTCATCGGCGACCTGACCAAGTCCGGTCAGAAGCTGATGGTGGTGCAGGGCGGCTGGCACGGTCTGGGCAATACCCGTTTCAAATCCAGTACCAACCGTGCGCCGCGTCAGACGACGCCGGGCAAGCCGGGTGAGCAGCGTGACCTGAAACTGGAAATGAAGGTTCTGGCTGACGTCGGTCTGCTGGGTCTGCCGAACGCTGGCAAAAGTACCTTTATCCGTTCCGTTTCGGCTGCCAAGCCGAAAGTTGCCGATTACCCGTTCACTACTCTGGTGCCAAACCTGGGTGTGGTCAGCGTCGATCGCTGGAAAAGCTTCGTCATTGCCGACATTCCGGGTCTGATCGAAGGTGCTTCCGACGGCGCGGGTCTCGGTATCCGTTTCCTCAAGCACCTGGCGCGTACCCGTCTGCTGCTGCACCTCGTGGACATGGCGCCGCTGGACGAAAGCAGTGCGCCGGATGCTGCTGAAGTGATCGTCAACGAGCTGATCAAGTTCAGCCCGTCCCTGGCGGAGCGTGATCGCTGGCTGGTGCTGAACAAGTGCGACCAGATCCTTGAAGAAGAGCACGAAGAGCGCGTCAAGGAAATCGTTGAGCGTCTGCAGTGGGAAGGTCCGGTCTACGTGATTTCGGCCATCGCCAAAGAAGGCACCGAGCGCCTGACGCGCGACATCATGCGTTACCTCGAAGATCGTGCCGATCGCCTGGCCAATGACCCGGCCTACAAGGAAGAGCTGGCCGATCTCGATCAGCGCATCGAAGACGAAGCCCGGGCTCAGTTGCAGGCTCTGGACGACAAGCGTGCCCTGCGTCGCAGTGGCGTGAAGTCGGTCCACGACATCGGCGACGATGACTGGGACGAAGAAGATGTGGATGACGAAGACGGTCCGGAAATCATTTACGTGCGTGACTGA
- the rpmA gene encoding 50S ribosomal protein L27, producing MAHKKAGGSTRNGRDSEAKRLGVKMYGGQVIKAGNIIVRQRGTQFHAGYGVGMGKDHTLFAKIEGVIKFEVKGAFGRRYVSVVAA from the coding sequence ATGGCACACAAAAAAGCTGGTGGTAGTACCCGTAACGGTCGCGACTCAGAAGCCAAACGCCTTGGCGTGAAGATGTATGGCGGCCAGGTCATCAAGGCCGGCAACATCATCGTGCGTCAGCGCGGCACCCAATTCCACGCTGGCTACGGCGTTGGCATGGGTAAAGATCACACCCTCTTCGCGAAAATCGAAGGCGTGATCAAGTTTGAAGTAAAAGGCGCCTTCGGTCGTCGTTACGTGAGCGTTGTCGCAGCCTAA
- the rplU gene encoding 50S ribosomal protein L21 — protein MYAVIVTGGKQYKVAEGEYLKIEKLEVATGESVTFDRVLLVANGDDVNIGAPVVAGATVKAEVISQGRHDKVRIIKFRRRKHHMKRMGHRQWFTEIKITGIQA, from the coding sequence ATGTACGCAGTAATCGTTACCGGCGGTAAGCAATACAAGGTCGCTGAAGGTGAATACCTGAAGATCGAAAAACTGGAAGTCGCTACTGGCGAATCCGTGACTTTTGACCGCGTTCTGTTGGTCGCCAATGGCGACGACGTGAACATCGGCGCACCTGTTGTTGCTGGCGCAACCGTCAAGGCTGAAGTGATCTCCCAAGGTCGTCACGATAAAGTCCGCATCATCAAGTTCCGTCGCCGTAAGCACCACATGAAGCGTATGGGCCACCGCCAGTGGTTCACCGAGATCAAAATCACCGGTATTCAGGCTTAA